Proteins encoded together in one Streptomyces umbrinus window:
- a CDS encoding DUF2530 domain-containing protein gives MAGFFSGSPKHEAPEPLEGPVVATVVGGTILWFVLFLAQLPFYNWFDDHGHLWWLWTCLAGAGLGLIGIWYVRGREAAIKRDEAAQEPPSDAPPL, from the coding sequence ATGGCAGGGTTTTTTTCGGGATCCCCGAAACACGAGGCACCGGAGCCCCTGGAGGGTCCCGTGGTCGCCACCGTCGTCGGTGGCACGATCCTCTGGTTCGTCCTCTTCCTGGCACAGCTCCCCTTCTACAACTGGTTCGACGACCACGGACACCTGTGGTGGCTCTGGACCTGCCTGGCCGGCGCGGGCCTCGGCCTGATCGGCATCTGGTACGTCAGGGGCCGCGAAGCGGCGATCAAGAGGGACGAGGCGGCACAGGAGCCACCCTCGGACGCCCCGCCCCTTTAG
- a CDS encoding cation-translocating P-type ATPase, giving the protein MTHIDAGAELDPVHPHPVPAPAPRAVGLTAAEVAERVARGEVNDVPVRSSRSTADIVRANVFTRFNAIIGVLWLIMMFVAPFQDSLFGYVILANTGIGIIQELRAKKTLDSLAVIGEARPTVRRDGVAAEVGTSEIVLGDLIEIGPGDKIVVDGECVEADGLEIDESLLTGEADPVVKQPGDQVMSGSFVVAGGGAFTATKVGREAYAVQLAEEASRFTLVHSELRTGISTILKYVTWMMIPAAIGLAITQLVVKNDDFKDSIARAVGGIVPMVPEGLVLLTSVAFAIGVIRLGRKQCLVQELPAIEGLARVDTVCLDKTGTLTEGGMDVTELRSLNGSDESYVRKVLGALGESDPRPNASLQAIIDAYPDQKDWRCVQALPFSSARKYSGASFTEGDGESSTWLLGAPDVLLPSEDPALAETEQLNEQGLRVLLLARADKDLDDPLVQEGARPTALVVLEQRLRPDAADTLRYFEEQDVRAKVISGDNAVSVGAVAAKLGLSGASATVDARRLPTEKEEMARALDEGTVFGRVTPQQKRDMVGALQSHGHTVAMTGDGVNDVLALKDADIGVAMGSGSEATRAVAQIVLLNNSFATLPSVVAEGRRVIGNITRVATLFLVKTVYSVLLAVMVVCSQVEYPFLPRHLTLLSTLTIGVPAFFLALAPNKERARPHFVRRVMRYSIPGGVVAAVATFATYLIARHYYTGEGALDAETSAATLTLFLIAMWVLAIIARPYTWWRVGLVAAMGLGFVIVLVVPWLQEFFALKLVGTTMPWTAVGIAVVASAALEFVWKWVDRRFPA; this is encoded by the coding sequence ATGACGCACATCGACGCGGGCGCCGAACTCGACCCTGTGCATCCCCACCCCGTACCCGCCCCCGCGCCGAGGGCGGTGGGCCTCACCGCGGCCGAGGTCGCCGAGCGGGTGGCGCGGGGCGAGGTCAACGACGTACCCGTGCGCAGCAGTCGCTCCACGGCCGACATCGTCCGGGCGAACGTCTTCACCCGGTTCAACGCGATCATCGGTGTGCTCTGGCTGATCATGATGTTCGTCGCGCCGTTCCAGGACAGCCTGTTCGGCTATGTGATCCTCGCGAACACCGGGATCGGCATCATCCAGGAGCTGCGCGCGAAGAAGACCCTGGACTCGCTGGCGGTGATCGGCGAGGCGCGGCCGACCGTCCGCAGGGACGGGGTCGCCGCCGAGGTCGGCACCTCCGAGATCGTGCTCGGGGATCTGATCGAGATCGGGCCGGGCGACAAGATCGTCGTGGACGGCGAGTGCGTCGAGGCCGACGGGCTGGAGATCGACGAGTCGCTGCTCACGGGTGAGGCGGACCCGGTCGTCAAACAGCCCGGCGACCAGGTGATGTCGGGCAGCTTCGTGGTGGCGGGCGGCGGCGCGTTCACCGCGACGAAGGTGGGGCGCGAGGCGTATGCGGTGCAGCTCGCCGAGGAGGCGAGCCGCTTCACGCTCGTCCACTCCGAGCTGCGGACCGGTATCTCCACGATCCTCAAGTACGTGACGTGGATGATGATCCCGGCCGCGATCGGCCTGGCCATCACCCAACTCGTCGTCAAGAACGACGACTTCAAGGACTCGATCGCCCGCGCCGTCGGCGGGATCGTGCCCATGGTCCCGGAGGGGCTGGTCCTCCTCACCTCCGTCGCCTTCGCGATCGGGGTGATCCGGCTTGGCCGGAAACAGTGCCTCGTCCAGGAACTCCCGGCCATCGAGGGCCTCGCCCGCGTCGACACGGTCTGCCTCGACAAGACGGGCACGCTGACCGAGGGCGGCATGGACGTCACCGAGCTGCGCTCCCTCAACGGCAGCGACGAGTCGTACGTACGTAAAGTGCTGGGCGCCCTCGGCGAGTCCGACCCGCGGCCGAACGCCTCGCTCCAGGCCATCATCGACGCCTACCCGGACCAGAAGGACTGGCGCTGCGTCCAGGCGCTGCCCTTCTCCTCCGCGCGCAAGTACAGCGGGGCGTCCTTCACGGAGGGCGACGGCGAGTCGAGTACGTGGCTGCTGGGTGCCCCGGATGTGCTGCTGCCGTCCGAGGACCCGGCCCTCGCCGAGACCGAGCAGCTCAACGAGCAGGGGCTGCGGGTGCTGCTGCTGGCCCGGGCCGACAAGGACCTCGACGATCCGCTGGTCCAGGAGGGCGCACGGCCGACCGCGCTCGTCGTCCTGGAGCAGCGGCTGCGGCCCGACGCGGCGGACACCCTGCGGTACTTCGAGGAGCAGGACGTACGGGCCAAGGTGATCTCCGGCGACAACGCGGTGTCGGTCGGCGCGGTCGCCGCCAAGCTCGGGCTGTCCGGCGCCTCCGCCACGGTCGACGCGCGGCGGCTGCCCACCGAGAAGGAGGAGATGGCCAGGGCGCTGGACGAGGGGACGGTGTTCGGGCGCGTCACGCCGCAGCAGAAGCGGGACATGGTGGGCGCCCTCCAGTCGCACGGCCACACCGTCGCGATGACCGGCGACGGCGTCAACGACGTGCTCGCCCTGAAGGACGCCGACATCGGGGTCGCGATGGGGTCCGGGTCGGAGGCCACGCGGGCCGTCGCCCAGATCGTGCTGCTGAACAACAGCTTCGCGACCCTGCCGTCCGTGGTCGCCGAGGGGCGACGGGTCATCGGGAACATCACTCGGGTGGCGACGCTGTTCCTCGTGAAGACGGTGTACTCGGTGCTGCTCGCGGTGATGGTGGTGTGCTCGCAGGTGGAGTACCCCTTCCTGCCACGGCACTTGACCCTGCTGTCGACGCTGACGATCGGTGTGCCGGCGTTCTTCCTGGCCCTGGCGCCCAACAAGGAGCGGGCTCGGCCCCACTTCGTGCGGCGGGTGATGCGGTACTCGATTCCTGGCGGGGTTGTCGCGGCGGTCGCCACGTTCGCCACGTATCTGATTGCCCGTCACTACTACACGGGGGAAGGGGCGTTGGACGCGGAGACCAGTGCGGCGACGTTGACCTTGTTCCTGATCGCGATGTGGGTGCTGGCGATCATCGCGCGGCCGTACACGTGGTGGCGGGTGGGGCTCGTTGCCGCGATGGGGCTCGGGTTCGTGATCGTGCTCGTCGTGCCGTGGCTCCAGGAGTTCTTCGCGCTGAAGCTGGTCGGGACGACCATGCCGTGGACTGCCGTCGGCATTGCGGTGGTGGCTTCGGCCGCGTTGGAGTTCGTGTGGAAGTGGGTGGACCGCCGCTTTCCCGCGTAG
- a CDS encoding MFS transporter: MSTGPGADSAPAPAAHNSPSAPKPRSSMFSSLKIRNYRLFFTGQVVSNTGTWMQRIAQDWLVLSLTGSSAAVGITTALQFLPMLLFGLYGGVLVDRLPKRPTLLATQTAMGLTGLALAFLTISGHVQVWHVYVAAFAVGLATVIDNPARQSFVSEMVGPDQLQNAVSLNSANFQSARLVGPAVAGVLITSVGTGWAFLLNGLSFVAPIAGLLLMRSRELNQVERTPRGKGQLREGLRYVAGRPDLMWPIILVGFIGTFGFNFPVWLSAYADDVFHAGAGAYSLFNTLMAVGSLAGALLAARRGTARARVLVAAAVAFGVLEIVAALAPSYWLFALLMVPIGIAGLTVNVTANTAVQMGTDPAMRGRVMALFMMVFMGGTPLGAPVVGWITDAYGPRVGFAVGGVVSALAAVTVGLALARVGGLRLSVGWHHGHPQVRFVPRERALATAA; encoded by the coding sequence TTGAGTACGGGACCCGGAGCAGACTCCGCCCCCGCACCTGCCGCCCACAACTCCCCGTCCGCTCCCAAGCCCCGCTCCTCGATGTTCAGCTCGCTGAAGATCAGGAACTACCGGCTGTTCTTCACCGGCCAGGTCGTCTCCAACACCGGCACCTGGATGCAGCGAATCGCCCAGGACTGGCTGGTGCTGAGCCTCACCGGCTCCTCCGCCGCCGTCGGTATCACCACGGCCCTGCAGTTCCTGCCGATGCTGCTCTTCGGTCTCTACGGCGGTGTCCTCGTGGACCGCCTCCCGAAGCGCCCGACGCTGCTGGCCACCCAGACCGCCATGGGTCTCACGGGCCTCGCGCTCGCCTTCCTCACCATCTCCGGCCATGTCCAGGTCTGGCACGTCTACGTCGCCGCCTTCGCCGTCGGCCTCGCCACGGTGATCGACAACCCGGCCCGGCAGTCCTTCGTCTCCGAGATGGTCGGCCCCGACCAGCTGCAGAACGCGGTCAGCCTCAACTCCGCCAACTTCCAGTCCGCCCGCCTGGTCGGCCCCGCCGTCGCGGGTGTGCTGATCACGAGCGTGGGCACGGGCTGGGCGTTCCTGCTCAACGGGCTGTCGTTCGTCGCGCCCATCGCCGGTCTGCTCCTGATGCGCTCCCGCGAGCTGAACCAGGTCGAGCGCACCCCGCGCGGCAAGGGCCAGCTCCGCGAGGGCCTGCGCTATGTCGCAGGACGCCCCGACCTGATGTGGCCGATCATCCTCGTCGGCTTCATCGGGACCTTCGGCTTCAACTTCCCGGTCTGGCTCTCGGCCTACGCGGACGACGTCTTCCACGCCGGCGCGGGCGCGTACAGCCTCTTCAACACGCTGATGGCCGTGGGGTCGCTCGCGGGCGCGCTTCTCGCCGCCCGTCGTGGCACGGCCCGGGCGCGCGTGCTGGTCGCGGCCGCCGTCGCCTTCGGTGTCCTGGAGATCGTGGCCGCCCTGGCACCGTCCTACTGGCTGTTCGCCCTCCTCATGGTCCCGATCGGGATCGCCGGCCTGACCGTCAACGTCACGGCGAACACCGCGGTCCAGATGGGCACCGACCCGGCCATGCGCGGCCGCGTCATGGCCCTGTTCATGATGGTCTTCATGGGCGGTACGCCACTGGGGGCGCCCGTCGTCGGCTGGATCACGGACGCCTACGGTCCCCGGGTCGGCTTCGCCGTCGGCGGAGTCGTCTCTGCCCTGGCCGCGGTCACCGTCGGCCTGGCCCTGGCCCGCGTGGGCGGACTGCGCCTGTCGGTGGGCTGGCACCACGGCCACCCGCAGGTCCGCTTCGTCCCGCGGGAACGGGCGCTGGCGACTGCCGCGTAG
- a CDS encoding Uma2 family endonuclease produces MTVLEDRIEMAEIGGELTLDAMFEWLEKMPVPEGYKVEIVGGNIFMSPQRHTHWRIIFKILKQLGARYPDECLASDVRIDFPGHLNGFAADVAALAEGFEPDDKGRLRYQDVEFVAEVISKGTARKDYEPKKAAYAAAEVPVYLIVDPYTGRWHLHTQPKDGEYQGRTSFGFGDEVDLTGTPVDLVLKTDEFPRD; encoded by the coding sequence ATGACCGTCCTTGAAGACAGGATCGAGATGGCCGAGATCGGCGGCGAACTCACGCTCGACGCGATGTTCGAGTGGCTGGAGAAGATGCCCGTCCCCGAGGGATACAAGGTTGAGATCGTCGGGGGGAACATTTTCATGTCGCCGCAGCGCCACACGCACTGGCGGATCATCTTCAAAATCCTCAAGCAACTGGGCGCCCGGTACCCGGACGAGTGCCTGGCGTCCGACGTTCGCATCGACTTTCCCGGGCACCTCAACGGGTTCGCGGCCGACGTGGCCGCCCTCGCGGAGGGCTTCGAGCCGGACGACAAGGGCCGCCTGCGGTATCAGGACGTCGAGTTCGTCGCCGAGGTGATCTCCAAGGGCACCGCCCGGAAGGACTACGAGCCGAAGAAGGCCGCGTACGCCGCCGCCGAGGTGCCGGTGTACCTGATCGTGGACCCGTACACCGGCCGCTGGCACCTGCACACGCAGCCGAAGGACGGCGAGTACCAAGGCAGGACCAGCTTCGGCTTCGGCGACGAGGTCGACCTGACCGGGACGCCCGTCGATCTCGTCCTCAAGACCGACGAGTTCCCCCGCGACTGA
- a CDS encoding MarR family winged helix-turn-helix transcriptional regulator, with protein MPDLTHGDDVAAVNSLRSAVMRLSRRLKHQRVDESLSPTEMSVLGTLARCGTATPGELARKEHVQPPSMTRIVALLEAKGLVKLEPHPEDRRQKVVTQTERAEAMLDESRRKRNAWLAGLVDGLDEDDWAKLREAAPVLEKLAHL; from the coding sequence ATGCCTGACCTGACCCATGGCGACGACGTTGCCGCCGTGAACTCCCTGCGATCCGCCGTGATGCGCCTGTCACGTCGACTCAAGCACCAGCGGGTCGACGAGTCGCTGAGCCCGACCGAGATGTCGGTGCTCGGCACCCTCGCCCGCTGCGGTACGGCCACCCCGGGCGAGCTCGCCCGCAAGGAGCATGTGCAGCCGCCCTCGATGACCCGCATCGTGGCGCTCCTCGAAGCCAAGGGCCTGGTCAAGCTGGAGCCGCACCCCGAGGACCGGCGCCAGAAGGTCGTCACGCAGACCGAGCGGGCCGAGGCCATGCTCGACGAGAGCCGCCGCAAGCGGAACGCGTGGCTGGCCGGACTGGTCGACGGCCTCGACGAGGACGACTGGGCGAAGCTCCGCGAGGCCGCCCCCGTCCTGGAGAAGCTCGCACATCTGTAA
- a CDS encoding NCS2 family permease, which produces MPTSAPAKASAPKQPDPRSGSGALDRYFRISERGSTLSREIRGGFATFFAMAYIIVLNPIILGSAKDMYGHQLDNGQLVTATALTAAFTTLLMGVIGNVPIALAAGLGVNTVVALQLAPRMSWPDAMGMVVLAGFVVMLLVATGLRERVMNAVPLGLRKGIAIGIGLFIMLIGLVDSGFVSRIPDAARTTVPLQLGGTGHLDGWPVLVFVLGTLLTLALIVRKVPGAILISIVAMTVVALVINAVATVPSWGLTTPKWPGSPVAGPDFGLVGQVSLFGGFGKVGVLTGVLFVFTVLLSCFFDAMGTIMGIGDEAKLTDKDGNMPGINKVLFVDGIAVAAGGATSSSATTCFVESTAGVGEGARTGFANVVTGALFGAALFLTPVAAMVPSQAATPALLAVGFLIMSGSIRQIDWNDHTIAIPAFVTMLMMPFTYSITNGIGMGFITFVVLRLAAGRGRDVPVAMYVVSAVFVFYYLMPALGLT; this is translated from the coding sequence ATGCCCACCTCGGCCCCCGCCAAGGCCTCCGCGCCCAAGCAGCCGGACCCCCGGTCCGGCTCCGGCGCGCTCGACCGCTATTTCCGGATCTCGGAGCGCGGCAGCACGCTGTCGCGCGAGATCCGTGGCGGTTTCGCCACCTTCTTCGCGATGGCCTACATCATCGTGCTGAACCCGATCATCCTGGGCAGCGCGAAGGACATGTACGGACACCAGCTGGACAACGGCCAGCTGGTCACCGCGACCGCGCTGACGGCTGCGTTCACCACGCTCCTGATGGGCGTCATCGGCAACGTACCGATCGCGCTCGCCGCCGGTCTCGGCGTGAACACGGTCGTCGCGCTCCAGCTCGCGCCCCGGATGTCCTGGCCGGACGCCATGGGCATGGTGGTGCTCGCGGGGTTCGTGGTGATGCTGCTCGTCGCCACCGGTCTGCGTGAGCGCGTGATGAACGCCGTGCCGCTCGGTCTGCGCAAGGGCATCGCGATCGGTATCGGCCTGTTCATCATGCTGATCGGCCTGGTCGACTCGGGCTTCGTCTCGCGCATCCCGGACGCCGCCCGGACGACCGTGCCGCTGCAGCTCGGCGGGACCGGTCACCTCGACGGCTGGCCCGTCCTGGTCTTCGTGCTCGGCACGCTCCTCACGCTCGCGCTCATCGTGCGCAAGGTGCCGGGCGCGATCCTGATCTCGATCGTCGCCATGACCGTCGTCGCGCTCGTCATCAACGCCGTCGCCACGGTGCCCTCCTGGGGTCTGACCACTCCGAAGTGGCCCGGCAGCCCGGTGGCCGGCCCCGACTTCGGGCTCGTCGGGCAGGTCAGCCTCTTCGGCGGCTTCGGCAAGGTCGGCGTACTGACCGGTGTGCTGTTCGTCTTCACCGTGCTGCTGTCGTGCTTCTTCGACGCGATGGGCACGATCATGGGCATCGGCGACGAGGCGAAGCTGACCGACAAGGACGGCAACATGCCGGGCATCAACAAGGTGCTCTTCGTCGACGGCATCGCGGTCGCCGCGGGCGGCGCCACCTCGTCCTCCGCCACCACCTGCTTCGTGGAGTCCACGGCTGGCGTCGGCGAGGGCGCGCGCACCGGTTTCGCGAACGTCGTCACCGGCGCGCTATTCGGTGCCGCGCTGTTCCTGACCCCCGTCGCCGCGATGGTCCCGTCGCAGGCCGCCACGCCCGCGCTGCTCGCGGTCGGCTTCCTGATCATGTCCGGCTCGATCCGCCAGATCGACTGGAACGACCACACCATCGCGATCCCGGCGTTCGTGACGATGCTGATGATGCCGTTCACGTACTCGATCACGAACGGCATCGGCATGGGCTTCATCACGTTCGTCGTGCTGCGGCTGGCGGCCGGGCGCGGGCGGGACGTACCGGTCGCGATGTACGTGGTGTCGGCGGTGTTCGTCTTCTACTACCTGATGCCGGCGCTGGGCCTGACCTGA
- the thpR gene encoding RNA 2',3'-cyclic phosphodiesterase: protein MRLFAAVLPPENVTVELSSVVDELRNLPGAGHGLRWTGRPGWHFTLAFYGEVDEELVPDLSARLERAARRTDPFPLSLRGGGRFGGRALWAGAAGDVRTLRLLAERAGAAGRKAGVEREEHRRYRPHLTLARSREETDFAPYVSLLGGFEGRGWTVADLCLMRSRLPASGVPGEQPRYEVYGRWALGGPLAGGG from the coding sequence ATGAGACTCTTCGCCGCCGTGCTGCCCCCGGAGAACGTGACCGTCGAACTCTCCTCGGTGGTCGACGAGTTGAGGAACCTGCCCGGGGCCGGCCACGGGCTGCGCTGGACGGGCCGGCCCGGCTGGCACTTCACGCTCGCGTTCTACGGAGAGGTCGACGAGGAGCTCGTACCGGATCTGTCGGCCCGCCTGGAACGCGCGGCGCGGCGGACGGACCCCTTCCCGCTGTCCCTGCGGGGCGGCGGCCGTTTCGGGGGTCGCGCGTTGTGGGCGGGCGCCGCGGGGGACGTACGTACGTTGCGGCTGCTCGCCGAGCGGGCGGGGGCGGCGGGGCGGAAGGCCGGGGTGGAGCGGGAGGAGCACCGGCGGTACCGGCCGCACCTCACACTGGCGCGGAGCCGGGAGGAGACGGACTTCGCTCCGTACGTTTCCTTGCTGGGCGGGTTCGAGGGGCGGGGGTGGACGGTCGCCGATCTCTGCCTGATGCGGAGCCGGCTGCCCGCCTCGGGGGTGCCGGGGGAGCAGCCGCGGTACGAGGTGTACGGGCGGTGGGCCCTCGGCGGACCCCTCGCCGGGGGTGGCTGA
- a CDS encoding calcium-binding protein yields MRIRATLGVVTGALALSVLAVPAAQADATAGDTKISNVVVNGGKDVVGGATGKKTITVSFTATDDSGIDWAQAILYHGSDVESSDSGAVANSSDLRATCTEVNATTSTCKSSFTLESGANLINSVAGGWKVWALAAGVDADYVKKENAKGFSVKRASKLTVNASPEPVKKGKTITVKGNLTRANWDTGRYAGYTTQSVKLQFKKKGTTTYKDVKSVRSGSAGALKTTVTASVDGYYRYNFAGTTTTPAVAAAGDLIDVQ; encoded by the coding sequence ATGCGTATACGTGCCACCCTGGGCGTCGTCACCGGTGCCCTGGCCCTGTCCGTCCTCGCCGTACCGGCCGCCCAGGCCGACGCCACCGCGGGCGACACCAAGATCTCGAACGTCGTGGTCAACGGCGGCAAGGACGTCGTCGGCGGCGCGACCGGGAAGAAGACCATCACGGTCTCCTTCACCGCCACGGACGACTCGGGCATCGACTGGGCCCAGGCGATCCTGTACCACGGCTCGGACGTCGAGTCGTCCGACAGCGGCGCCGTCGCCAACAGCAGCGACCTCCGGGCCACCTGCACCGAGGTGAACGCCACGACCTCGACCTGCAAGTCGAGCTTCACCCTCGAGTCCGGCGCCAACCTGATCAACTCGGTGGCCGGCGGCTGGAAGGTCTGGGCGCTCGCCGCGGGCGTCGACGCCGACTACGTCAAGAAGGAGAACGCCAAGGGGTTCAGCGTCAAGCGAGCCTCCAAGCTGACCGTCAACGCCTCCCCGGAGCCCGTGAAGAAGGGCAAGACCATCACGGTCAAGGGCAACCTGACCCGTGCCAACTGGGACACGGGCAGGTACGCGGGCTACACCACCCAGTCCGTGAAGCTCCAGTTCAAGAAGAAGGGCACGACGACCTACAAGGACGTCAAGTCGGTCAGGTCCGGTTCGGCCGGTGCCCTGAAGACCACGGTCACGGCCTCGGTCGACGGCTACTACCGCTACAACTTCGCGGGTACGACGACGACTCCGGCGGTCGCGGCCGCGGGTGACCTCATCGACGTGCAGTAG